The genomic region ATCTGGCGCCGACGACACACACGAGGCGCCACCCAGGCATCACGCACACGAGACGACGAGGGGAGTGAGGCGACGATGGCCACCGACTACGACGCACCGCGCAAGAACGAGGAAGACCAGTCCGAGGAGAGCATCGAGGAGCTCAAGGCTCGCCGCCACGACAAGAACTCCGGCAAGGTCGACGAGGACGAGACCGAGGCCGCTGAGTCCTTCGAGCTCCCCGGCGCCGACCTGTCGCACGAGGAGCTGGCGGTCGAGGTGAAGCCCAAGCAGGAGGACGAGTTCACCTGCATGAGCTGCTTCCTGGTGCACCACCGCTCGCAGCTGGCCGACGAGAAGAAGCTCATCTGCCGCGACTGCGTCTGAGCAGCCGCACCACGCCACGAAGGCCCGGTCCCCCGTGGGGGCCGGGCCTTCGGCGTGCGGGGTCGAGCGCCTACTGACCGTCCTTCTGCAGCGGCGGGGGCAGGTGGCCGGTGGAGCGGGTGTAGTACTCCGCCGCCCGGCGCTGGGCCAGCATCCGGGCCAGCGAGGCGACGGCGCCGGTGGCCAGCGCCCAGGTCACCGCCTCCCAGACGTCGACGTCGGGGTCGGCCGGGTTGGCGGGGGGCTTGCGCCGCGCCGCCGTCTTCCAGGACGCCTCGAGCGCCTTGCGGGCCGCGACCGCCGCGCCCACCGAGGAGCCGAGCGACATGAGAGACCAGACCTTGGAGCCACCACCGGATGCCATGGGCGCGACCCTACCCAGTGCTGCCGGAGGGCGGGGCCACCCGGGCGGAGGACGTGCGCAGGACCTCGGCGAGGTCGTCGGGGCGCCGGCTGCTCATCAGCCAGTAGGGCGTGGGGTCGGCGGGGTCGCTGACCTCGACGCGCACCGCGCGCTTGCGGTAGGGACGCAGCAGCAGGTAGGCGCGGGCGTCGGCCTCGACCCCGGCCGCGCGGCGGGCCCCCTCGGCGTCGAGGGCCTGCACCGCGCCCAGGTGCCGCACCTCGATGCGGGCCCGGCCGGCGCGCAGCACGCCGTCGGCGACGCTGATCACCGGGGAGCCGTAGCCCAGCAGCAGCGCGGCCAGCAGCGCCACGGCCACGCCGGTGATCGCCCAGGCCAGCGCCTCGGGCACCGCCACGATCACGGCCAGCCACAGGCTGGCCACCAGCATCGTGCCCTGCACCCACCAGCGCAGCGGCACCGAGAGTCGCTCGCGGTAGGTCGGGGTCGCGTCCACGGCCCGATTCTCCCACCCGGGCGCCGAGGGCGATGACCTAGGGTCCCGTGCGTGAGCGACCCCGCACCCGTACCCCCACCCGCAGGCCAGGCCCCCGACCCGCACGAGCTGCCCGTCCAGGTGGTCCGCCTCGACGCCGACCTGCCGCTGCCGGCGTACGCGCACCCCGGCGACGCCGGCGCCGACCTGCTGACCACCGTCGACGTGCGCCTCGAGCCGGGCGAGCGGGCCCTGGTGCCGACGGGCATCGCGCTCGCGCTCCCGACCGGGTACGTCGCGCTGGTGCACCCGCGCTCCGGCCTCGCCGCGCGCCACGGCGTCTCCATCGTCAACAGCCCCGGCACCGTCGACGCGGGCTACCGCGGCGAGGTCAAGGTGCTGCTGGTCAACCTCGACCCCCGCGAGCCGGTCGAGCTGCGCCGCGGGGACCGGGTGGCCCAGCTGGTGCTGCAGCGCGTCGAGCGTGCGCGCTTCGTCGAGGTCGAGGCGCTGCCTTCGTCGCCCCGGGGCGCCGGGGGCTACGGTTCTACAGGTGGGTTCGCCTCGACCTGAGGCAGCCACCCGCCCAGCCAGCCACACCACAGCACAGCACCGACCACCCTCGAGGAGCCCCGCCAGTGAAGTTCCGCCGCAAGTCCGACGCCACCGAGTCCGCCGGGGCAGCCGAGGCTGCGCAGGAGACGCCGGCGGCGGCGCCGGAGGGTCCCTTCGACGCGGCCGACCTCCCCGAGCTGCCCGAGGGCCTGCAGCGCATCGACCTGGGCTCGCTGCTCGTCGTGGTGCCCGAGGGGCTCGAGCTGCGGCTGCAGGTCGACGAGGCCACCGAGGAGATCCAGGCCGTGCTGCTCGCCGGCGCCGACGGTGCGATCGAGCTGCGCGCCTTCGCCGCCCCGCGCGGCGGCGACCTGTGGGGCGACGTGCGCCCGCAGATCGCGGCCGACATGGTCCAGCGCGGCGGCACCGCCACCGAGCAGGAGGGCCGCTACGGCACCGAGCTGCTCTGCGAGCTGACCCGCACGATGCCCGACGGGCGCACCGGCAAGCAGCTCTCGCGCATCCTGGGCGTCAACGGCAACCGCTGGATGCTGCGCGCCACCCTGATCGGTGCGCCCGCCCGCGGCAGCGACGTCGCCGAGCCGTGGCTCAGCGCGCTGACCCAGGTCGGCGTCGAGCGCGGCCAGGGCGCGATGCCCGTCGGCGAGGCCCTCGACCTGGTGCTGCCCGAGGGTGCGCGCCGGGTCGGCCCGGCCGTGGCCCCCGGCACCAAGGACGACCGGGGCCGCTCCACCGACCACCCGCACTTCGGCCACGACCACGACTGAGGACCGATGCCCGACAAGAGCCGCCTGCGGCGCAGCATCAGCCGGTGGGCCAACAGCTCCGACCAGGAGGCGCGCGACCTGCGCCGCACCTACACCGAGCCGGGCACCGACTGCATCGCCGACGTGACCGACCGCTCGCGGGTGCGCCTGCGCGGCAGGCTGCGCACCGTCACGCTGCGCCCGCGCGGCGGCGTACCGGCGCTGGAGGCCGAGCTCTTCGACGGCTCGGGCTCGATCACCGTCGTGTGGCTGGGCCGGCGCCGCATCGCCGGCATCAACCCGGGCGTGGCGATGTCGGTGGAGGGCCGCATCGGCACCCAGGACGGCGTGCGCGTCATCTACAACCCCCGATACGAGCTGATCCCGTGAACGCCCCCACCCCGGACGTCGAGACCGTCGAGTCGGTCGTGCGCAGCCAGCTGGCCAAGGCGCTCGGCGGGCGCCGGGGCATGGTCGAGGCGGCGGTGCCGACGCTGCTCTTCACCGTCGTGTGGCTCTCCACCAAGCAGCTGCAGGTCGCGCTGGTCGTCAGCGTCGCCGCGGCGGTGCTGGCGCTCGCGGTGCGCCTGGTGCAGCGCTCGACGGTCCAGTTCGCCCTCAACGCGCTCTTCGGCATCGGCATCGGCTGGTTCTTCGTCACTCTCGCAGCCCGCCGCGGCGGCAGCGAGGACGAGCAGGCGCTGGCCTACTTCCTGCCCGGCATCCTCTACAACGGCGGGTACGCCGTGCTGCTCGTCCTGACCGTGCTCATCGGCTGGCCGCTGGTCGGCTTCATGGTCGGGAGCGTGACCGGCGACGCGACCGCCTGGCACTCCGACAGGCAGGTGGTGCGCCTGACCAGCACCCTGACCTGGCTGCTCGCGGCGCCCTGCGTGCTGCGCGTCGTGGTGCAGGGCCCGATCTGGCTGGGCGGCTGGTCGGAGGCGATCGCCGCCGAGACCGCGATCGCGGTGCTCGGGGTGCTCAAGATCGTGCTGGGCTGGCCCCTGCAGCTGGCCGCGCTGGCGGCGATGATGTGGGTGCTCGGTCGCAACCACACCCCTGTCGAGCGTGGCCGGGCCGCCGACCAGCAGACCCCGCAGTCGACCTAGCCGCCGTGGGTGGAGGGTGCCAGCAGCCGCTCGAGCTCGTCCTCCTTCTCGGCCGGCACGACGAGCAGCAGCTCGTCGCCCGACTCCACCGGCTGCTCGGCGCTCGGCACGTAGACCTGCCCGTCGCGCAGGATGGTGACCAGCGCGCAGTTGTCGGGCAGCGGGATCAGGCCGCTGGGCTTGCCGACGTACGGCGAGTCGGCGGGCAGCGTCATCTCGACCAGGTTGGCCTTGCCCTGGCGGAAGGTGAACAGGCGCACCAGGTCGCCGACGGTGACGGCCTCCTCGACCAGCGCCGACATGATGCGCGGGGTCGAGACGTTGACGTCGACGCCCCAGGCCTCGCTGAAGAGCCACTCGTTGTTGGGGTGGTTGACGCGACCCACGGTGCGCGGCACCCCGAACTCGGTCTTGGCCAGCAGCGAGGCGACCAGGTTGGCCTTGTCGTCGCCGGTGGCCGAGATCAGCACGTCGCAGCGCTCCAGGCGCGCCTCGGTCAGCGAGGACATCTCGCAGCAGTCGGCCAGCAGCCACTCGGCTCCGGGCACGCGCTCGGGCTTGATCGAGCCCGCGTTCTTGTCGATCAGCAGCACTTCGTGGCCGTTGGTGATCAGCTCGCGGGCGATGGAGCGGCCCACGGCGCCGGCTCCGGCGATGGCGACGCGCATCAGTTCTCCTCCGGGCCGTTGTCGAGCCGCTCGTAGGTGTGGGCGGCGTTCTCCTCGCGGATCACCAGGTGCAGCATGTCGCCCTCCTGCAGGACGGTCTCGCGCACCGGCAGCATGCCCTCGCCCAGGCGGTCGATCCAGGCGATCCGGCTGCGGGTCTGGACCTGCAGGTCGATGGTGCGGCTGCCGATCCAGATCTCGGGCACCGTGATGTGGTCGACGCGGATGGTGCCGCTGGGGTCGCGGAAGTCGGGCTCGGCGCCCGCGGGGAGGATCCGGCGCAGCACCTGGTCGGCGGTCCACTTCACGGTGGCCACGGTGGTGATGCCCAGGCGCTGGTAGACCTCGGCACGGCCCGGGTCGTAGATGCGCGCCACGACCTGCTGGATGCCGAAGGTCTCACGCGCCACCCGGGCGGCGATGATGTTGGAGTTGTCGCCGCTGGAGACCGCGGCGAACGCGTCGGCGCGGCGGATGCCGGCCTTCTCCAGGACCTCCTGGTCGAAGCCGATGCCGGCGACCTTGTCGCCGTTGAAGGCGGGCCCCAGGCGTCGGAACGCATCGGGTTCGCTGTCGATGATCGACACCGTGTGGTTCCGGTCCTCGAGGCTGTTGGCCAGGGTCGAACCCACCCGGCCGCAGCCCATGATCACAACGTGCACGGGGCCACGGTAGCCGCAACGCCGCTCGAGCGGCGCCGGTGCCGTAGCCTTCCGGCTCGTGAGTGTCGGAGACGTCTCCAAACGCATCCTGCTGGGGCGCAAGCTGCGCAGCTCCCAGCTGGGCGAGACGTTGCTCCCCAAGCGCATCGCGCTGCCGGTCTTCGCCTCCGACGCGCTGTCCTCGGTGGCCTACGCGCCCGACGAGGTCTTCATCATGCTCTCCCTGGCGGGGGCCTCGGCCTACGTGTGGTCGTGGAAGGTCGCCCTGGCGGTCGCGGTGGTGATGGCGGCGGTGATCGCCTCCTACCGCCAGACCGTGCACGCCTACCCCTCGGGCGGCGGCGACTACGAGGTGGCCAAGGTCAACCTCGGCGTCACCGCCGGCACCACGGTGGCCAGCGCGCTGCTGGTCGACTACGTGCTCACGGTGGCCGTCTCGATCTCGGCCGGCGCGCAGTACGCCGCCTCCGCGGTGCCGGCGCTCAGCGGCCACGAGGCCAGCTTCGCCGCCGCGCTGGTGGTGCTGCTGATGGCGATGAACCTGCGCGGCATCCGTGAGTCGGGGGCGTTCTTCGCGGTGCCGACCTATGCCTTCATGGTGGCGATGGCGGCCATGGTGGGCTGGGGCGCCTGGCAGTGGTGGAGCGGCGACCTGCGCCCCGCCGAGAGCGCCGACATCACCATCACCCCGGCCACCGGCTTCGAGGAGCCGCTGACCACGATCGGGCTGATGTTCCTGCTCGCGCGGGCCTTCTCCTCCGGCGCCGCGGCGCTGACCGGCGTCGAGGCGATCTCCAACGGGGTGCCCGCCTTCCGGCGGCCCAAGAGCCGCAACGCGGCCACCACCCTGGCGCTGCTGGGCGCGATCGCGATCGCGATGATGATCAGCGTCATCGTGCTGGCCCGCGAGATCGGGGTGCGGCTGGTCGACCCCGACGAGTTCGACCGGCTCTCGCGCGGTGGCGGGCCGGTGCCCGCCGACTACGACCAGCACACCGTGATCTCGCAGATCGCCGAGTCGGTCTTCACCGGCTTCCCCCCGGGCTTCTACCTGACCGTGACCGTCACCGGCGTGATCCTGGTGCTGGCCGCCAACACCGCCTTCAACGGCTTCCCGGTGCTCGGCTCGATCCTGGCCCAGGACGGCCTGGCCCCGCGGGCGCTCGGCTCGCGCGGCGACCGCCTGGCCTACTCCAACGGCATCGTCTTCCTCGCCGCGATGGCGATCGCCCTGATCTGGATCTTCGACGCCGAGCCGACCCGCCTCATCCAGCTCTACATCGTGGGCGTCTTCGTCTCCTTCAACCTCTCGCAGCTGGGCATGATCCGGCACTGGACCCGGGAGCTGCAGGGCGAGCACGACCCGGCGGTGCGCGGGCGGATGCAGCGCTCGCGGGTCATCAACGCCACCGGCCTGTCCTTCACCGCCGTGGTCCTCGTGATCGTGCTCATCACCAAGTTCCTCGCCGGCGCCTGGATCACCATCCTGGCGATGGGCACCTTCTACGTCCTGATGCGCGCCATCCACGGGCACTACGAGCGGGTCTCCGACGAGCTGGCCGCCGACGAGGAGGACCGGGTCCTGCCGACCCGGGTGCACGCCATCGTGCTGGTCTCCAAGCTCCACAAGCCGACGCTGCGCGCGTTGGCCTTCGCCCAGGCCAGCAGGCCCAACACCCTCGAGGGCGTCTACGTCGCCACCGACGCGCGGGCCACCGCGCGCCTGATGGAGGAGTGGGACGAGCGGCGCATGGACGTGCCGCTCAAGGTGCTGCACTCGCCCTACCGCGAGCTGGTGCGCCCCATCGTCGAGTACGCCACCGAGATCCGCCGGGCCAACCCGCGTGGCGTGGTGGCCGTCTACATCCCCGAGTACGTCGTGGGCCGGTGGTGGGAGCAGCTGCTGCACAACCAGACCGCGCTGCGGCTCAAGGGTCGTCTGCTGTTCACCCCGGGGGTCATGGTCACCTCGGTGCCCTACCAGCTGCGGTCCTCGCAGATCGCCCGCGAGCGCGAGGAGCGCGACGAGTTCCGCGTCCGTCCCGGCGACCTGCGCAGCGGGCGCGTCGACCCGCGCGGTCGGCGGGGGCGGGACCGGTGAGCCGGCACCCCCGCGCGCGCCGTCAGCGCGGTCGGTCCCGCGTCGGGGAGCGCTTCGAGGTCGAGGTCGGCCCGGTCGCCCACGGTGGGCACTGCGTGGCCCGCGTGCCCACGAGCAGCGCCCCCGACGCGCCGCTGCGCGTGGTGTTCGTGCGCCATGCCGTGCCGGGCGAGCGGGTGGTCCTGCAGGTCACCGAGGGCACCGACGGCGACAAGTTCTGGCGGGCCGACGCCGTCGAGGTGCTCGAGGCCTCGCCGGAGCGCGTGGTCCCGCCGTGCCCGTTCGCGGGGCCGGGTCTGTGCGGAGGCTGCGACTTCCAGCACGTCTCGCTGCCGCACCAGCGTGCTCTCAAGACCGCGGTCGTGCGGGAGCAGCTCTCGCGCCTGGCCAGGATCGACAGCGACGTGGAGGTCGAGCCGGTCGCCGGTGACCTGCCCGAGCAGCTCGCCGGGCTGCGCTGGCGCACCCGGGTCTCCTACGTCGACCTTGGTGACGGGCGGCGGGGGATGCGCAAGCACCGCTCGCGCGCGACCGTCGAGGTCGACGACTGCCGCATCGCCCACCCCGACGCCCGTGAGCCGGCCCCCGGCTCGCTCGAGGAGCAGGTCGCCACCGGTGCGGGGGAGCACCGGTTCGCCGTGGCCGCCGACGGCTTCTGGCAGGTGCACCCCGGCGCGCCGGCCACCCTGGTGACGACGGTCCTGGAGATGCTCGAGCCACAGGCGGGGGAGCGGGTCCTCGACCTGTACGCCGGCGTCGGGCTCTTCGCGCGCTTCCTCGCCGACGCGGTCGGCCCCGAGGGGCAGGTCGTGGCGGTCGAGGGCGACCGCACCGCGAGCCTGCACGCGCGCACCAACCTGGCCGGCGCACCGGCCCGTGTCGAGACCGCCTGCGGCGACGTGGCCGAGGTGCTGGCGTCGGCGTACGACGAGCCGTTCGACCTGGTGGTCCTCGACCCGCCCCGCGAGGGTGCCAAGCGGGCCGTCGTCGACGCCGTCGTCGCCCGCTCGCCGCGTCGGATCGCCTACGTGGCCTGCGACCCCGCGGCACTCGCCCGCGACCTGGCCCTGCTGGCCGAGCGGGGCTACGAGCTGAAGGCGCTGCGCGCCTTCGACCTCTTCCCGATGACGCACCACGTCGAATGCGTCGCGTTGCTGACGAAAACCGGCTCTGACCTGCGGTGATGCAAGTCGGGGTGTTGGCGCAGGCCTCGAAAATCGGGGCTTAGGGCGCACTTTGGGCGCACTTTGAGTTTGAGACCGGTTCAGATGCCGGGCCTGGAGACCCCCGAGAACGCGAGAAACGGCCCGTAGACCGACGCGTAGTGCAAAGAGGGCTCACGGGGCCGTTCCGGGGGTCTGAGGGCTCTCAGAGCCCAACTTCGGGATCGTCGGCGGGCTCAGTCCGAGGAGCAAGCCGCTCCGTCGCGGCGCGGTAGTCCGGCACCACGAGCCGGCGGTTGATGTAGTGCCGTTCGGTGACCGTCTTGGACGTGTGGCCGAGCTGATCCTTGGCGGCGTCGGCGTCGTAGACCTCGTCGATCTCGGTTGCCACTGTCCGGCGGAAGGAGTGGGGCGAGACGTCGCTGAGCGCGGCGATGTCGGCGTACTCGTCGAGCTGGCGGATGTGCCACAGCCGGCTCTGGATGTTGCCGGGGAAGTGCCAGGTTCCGTTGCGGCTGGCGAAGACTGCGTCGATGTCGTTCGGTGGCTGCTCCAGCTTGCGTCGGCGCAGGATGGCAACGGCCCAGTCGGGGAGTGCGATGGGGCGGATCGCGGCGTGGGTTTTGCCGTAGTCGACCCGCTTGCCCTTGGAGGTGATCTGGCCGTTGACCATGAGCCACGGGAACCAGGTCTCGTCGTCGCGGCGCGCGGGAGGGGCGGTCAACTCGATGTCGGACCAGCGCAGGGCGAGCAGTTCGCCGATCCGCATACCGGTGGCGATGAGCATGTCGACGATGTCCGGGAGGTCGACACTCTTGGGGCCATTGCGCCGCTCGGCGTTCGCCCACTCACGGATGGCCGCACGCACAGCGTCGAGGTCCTCGACCGCTACCGGCTTCTTCTTGACCTTCGGCACAGGGACAGAAGGGACGGCTGTTGCCGGGTTGCCGTTTAGCGCCTCGTGGAAGACCGCCAAGTTGAAGGCCCGCACCAGGACGCTGCGAATCCGCTTGCGCATGTCCGCTGAGACCCCGGCGCTGTCCAGGGCCGCCTGGATGATCACGGGCCGAACGTGCCGCAGCTGGTAGGCCCCCAGAGGGTGCTCGGTCTTGTCGCTGTCGAGCACCCAACGCAGGTGATAGCGGTAACGGTCCAGGGTCTCCGAGTTGGGACCGCCGTCGGCCCTTTCCATCTTGGTGAACCAGAGGTCGAGCAGTTCCTGGACCGTGTCGTCGGGAGCGATGGCGCCATCCCCGAACGTGCCGGTGTGCTCGACGAAGAATGCCTTGAGGTTGGCCCGTGCCTTGTTCTTCGTTTCGCCGCTCTTGCGGTACTCGCGGACGACGCCGTCGACATCGCAGTAGCGGGCACGAGCCAGCCACGTCCCGTTGGCACGCTGGGTGCAGTTGATGTCGCCGTAGGTGCCGACCACCAACTTCTGTCGGGCCATTTCTGGTTCCTTTCGTGTACCTGATCTCCGTCAGGGCTGCGCTGTTCGGAAGGCTCCACCCCGCACCCGGCTTGCGCGGCTGCGGCTCCGAACCTGCCGGCCGCCCTCCGAGGCGGAGTCTGCGCCTTCGTCGTCGTCGCCGAGTCCGAACGACTCCTCGTGGTCCCGGAGCCACCGGTCGAGCTCGGACAGGCGGTACTTGAGCCTGCCGCCCGCCTTCACTGCGCGTGGGCCATAGCCGGGTCGACGGACCCGCCAGGTCAGGAGCGTGGCCTTCGGGACGCCGAGATAGCCACAGGCGTCCTCGGTGTTGAGGAAGGGGTCTTGGGGAAGCGGGACGACGAGGGCCAAGGGCCTTTCCTTGTCGCCGCTGCTCGCGCTGGATGGGGTGTCAGATCGACGGGACATCAGGGCTCGCTCCTCTCGGTGGTGGCCGGTGGTGCAACGCGGCCTCGAAGTCGAGACGGCTTTGCGCTGCGCCTTTCGGCGCCTTTCGTTGGATAGGTGTGGGCCGCAGGTCGCTGCGCACGATTGCGAGCAGCTCGGTCTGCACGGGCGTGGTGATGGGCACGAACGTCCGCCGGGTGACGCGGACGAGTTCGCCGTTGTGGTCGTCGAGTCCGGGGACGTTGATGCGCTGGAAGTAGAGGCGCTGGGCGACGCCGTGCTCGATGACGTTGCACATCCGGTCGTCGATGCCCGCGCTGATCCGCTGGAGCCGACGGTTCTGCGGGGGATCGGCAAGTCCGTCTCGGCCGAGTTTCTCCATGCGGACGGCGGCAACGGAGCCTTGGCCGGCGGCGGGTCCGCCGTTCCCGACCATCCCGCCGAGGTCACGGGTCTCGTGGACGAGTCGCCCGTAGCTCTCAGCACGTCGCTCCCACCGGACCGCGACGGTCGGGTCGACGGTTTGGAGTCGGCGGGCTGCTTCATGCGAGACGATGCGTTGGGAGTCGAGCACGACGCGCAGGTTGTGGGCGGTGGGGAACGTCCCGAGGTGGATGAGCAGGTTGTGCTGGGCCTGGAGTACGCCGGTGATGCCGGGCAGCTCGGGTCCTTCAATCAGCGTTGGTTCGGGCCTCCATCCGCGAAGGTCGACGGTGTAGTCCGGCTCGCCGTATCCCGCCCATGTCACGCACGACTCGGCCGCACGTCCAAGGCGGCCCGGCTCCTTGAGTGCCTGCCAGCCGGGGATGTTGGCGTAGCGACGGTCGAGGCTGACGACCGCACGCACCACGTCGGCGGCGTCCTTGATGACGGTCAGGCACTGGGCTTCGGACAGACGGCCGTACCCGACGCCGTTG from Nocardioides salarius harbors:
- a CDS encoding DUF4193 domain-containing protein codes for the protein MATDYDAPRKNEEDQSEESIEELKARRHDKNSGKVDEDETEAAESFELPGADLSHEELAVEVKPKQEDEFTCMSCFLVHHRSQLADEKKLICRDCV
- a CDS encoding DUF4235 domain-containing protein, translating into MASGGGSKVWSLMSLGSSVGAAVAARKALEASWKTAARRKPPANPADPDVDVWEAVTWALATGAVASLARMLAQRRAAEYYTRSTGHLPPPLQKDGQ
- a CDS encoding DUF3093 domain-containing protein, translated to MDATPTYRERLSVPLRWWVQGTMLVASLWLAVIVAVPEALAWAITGVAVALLAALLLGYGSPVISVADGVLRAGRARIEVRHLGAVQALDAEGARRAAGVEADARAYLLLRPYRKRAVRVEVSDPADPTPYWLMSSRRPDDLAEVLRTSSARVAPPSGSTG
- the dut gene encoding dUTP diphosphatase; translation: MPVQVVRLDADLPLPAYAHPGDAGADLLTTVDVRLEPGERALVPTGIALALPTGYVALVHPRSGLAARHGVSIVNSPGTVDAGYRGEVKVLLVNLDPREPVELRRGDRVAQLVLQRVERARFVEVEALPSSPRGAGGYGSTGGFAST
- a CDS encoding DUF3710 domain-containing protein, whose amino-acid sequence is MKFRRKSDATESAGAAEAAQETPAAAPEGPFDAADLPELPEGLQRIDLGSLLVVVPEGLELRLQVDEATEEIQAVLLAGADGAIELRAFAAPRGGDLWGDVRPQIAADMVQRGGTATEQEGRYGTELLCELTRTMPDGRTGKQLSRILGVNGNRWMLRATLIGAPARGSDVAEPWLSALTQVGVERGQGAMPVGEALDLVLPEGARRVGPAVAPGTKDDRGRSTDHPHFGHDHD
- a CDS encoding OB-fold nucleic acid binding domain-containing protein, coding for MPDKSRLRRSISRWANSSDQEARDLRRTYTEPGTDCIADVTDRSRVRLRGRLRTVTLRPRGGVPALEAELFDGSGSITVVWLGRRRIAGINPGVAMSVEGRIGTQDGVRVIYNPRYELIP
- a CDS encoding DUF3159 domain-containing protein, which gives rise to MNAPTPDVETVESVVRSQLAKALGGRRGMVEAAVPTLLFTVVWLSTKQLQVALVVSVAAAVLALAVRLVQRSTVQFALNALFGIGIGWFFVTLAARRGGSEDEQALAYFLPGILYNGGYAVLLVLTVLIGWPLVGFMVGSVTGDATAWHSDRQVVRLTSTLTWLLAAPCVLRVVVQGPIWLGGWSEAIAAETAIAVLGVLKIVLGWPLQLAALAAMMWVLGRNHTPVERGRAADQQTPQST
- a CDS encoding potassium channel family protein; this translates as MRVAIAGAGAVGRSIARELITNGHEVLLIDKNAGSIKPERVPGAEWLLADCCEMSSLTEARLERCDVLISATGDDKANLVASLLAKTEFGVPRTVGRVNHPNNEWLFSEAWGVDVNVSTPRIMSALVEEAVTVGDLVRLFTFRQGKANLVEMTLPADSPYVGKPSGLIPLPDNCALVTILRDGQVYVPSAEQPVESGDELLLVVPAEKEDELERLLAPSTHGG
- a CDS encoding potassium channel family protein, which encodes MGCGRVGSTLANSLEDRNHTVSIIDSEPDAFRRLGPAFNGDKVAGIGFDQEVLEKAGIRRADAFAAVSSGDNSNIIAARVARETFGIQQVVARIYDPGRAEVYQRLGITTVATVKWTADQVLRRILPAGAEPDFRDPSGTIRVDHITVPEIWIGSRTIDLQVQTRSRIAWIDRLGEGMLPVRETVLQEGDMLHLVIREENAAHTYERLDNGPEEN
- a CDS encoding APC family permease, with protein sequence MSVGDVSKRILLGRKLRSSQLGETLLPKRIALPVFASDALSSVAYAPDEVFIMLSLAGASAYVWSWKVALAVAVVMAAVIASYRQTVHAYPSGGGDYEVAKVNLGVTAGTTVASALLVDYVLTVAVSISAGAQYAASAVPALSGHEASFAAALVVLLMAMNLRGIRESGAFFAVPTYAFMVAMAAMVGWGAWQWWSGDLRPAESADITITPATGFEEPLTTIGLMFLLARAFSSGAAALTGVEAISNGVPAFRRPKSRNAATTLALLGAIAIAMMISVIVLAREIGVRLVDPDEFDRLSRGGGPVPADYDQHTVISQIAESVFTGFPPGFYLTVTVTGVILVLAANTAFNGFPVLGSILAQDGLAPRALGSRGDRLAYSNGIVFLAAMAIALIWIFDAEPTRLIQLYIVGVFVSFNLSQLGMIRHWTRELQGEHDPAVRGRMQRSRVINATGLSFTAVVLVIVLITKFLAGAWITILAMGTFYVLMRAIHGHYERVSDELAADEEDRVLPTRVHAIVLVSKLHKPTLRALAFAQASRPNTLEGVYVATDARATARLMEEWDERRMDVPLKVLHSPYRELVRPIVEYATEIRRANPRGVVAVYIPEYVVGRWWEQLLHNQTALRLKGRLLFTPGVMVTSVPYQLRSSQIAREREERDEFRVRPGDLRSGRVDPRGRRGRDR
- a CDS encoding class I SAM-dependent RNA methyltransferase codes for the protein MSRHPRARRQRGRSRVGERFEVEVGPVAHGGHCVARVPTSSAPDAPLRVVFVRHAVPGERVVLQVTEGTDGDKFWRADAVEVLEASPERVVPPCPFAGPGLCGGCDFQHVSLPHQRALKTAVVREQLSRLARIDSDVEVEPVAGDLPEQLAGLRWRTRVSYVDLGDGRRGMRKHRSRATVEVDDCRIAHPDAREPAPGSLEEQVATGAGEHRFAVAADGFWQVHPGAPATLVTTVLEMLEPQAGERVLDLYAGVGLFARFLADAVGPEGQVVAVEGDRTASLHARTNLAGAPARVETACGDVAEVLASAYDEPFDLVVLDPPREGAKRAVVDAVVARSPRRIAYVACDPAALARDLALLAERGYELKALRAFDLFPMTHHVECVALLTKTGSDLR
- a CDS encoding tyrosine-type recombinase/integrase; translation: MARQKLVVGTYGDINCTQRANGTWLARARYCDVDGVVREYRKSGETKNKARANLKAFFVEHTGTFGDGAIAPDDTVQELLDLWFTKMERADGGPNSETLDRYRYHLRWVLDSDKTEHPLGAYQLRHVRPVIIQAALDSAGVSADMRKRIRSVLVRAFNLAVFHEALNGNPATAVPSVPVPKVKKKPVAVEDLDAVRAAIREWANAERRNGPKSVDLPDIVDMLIATGMRIGELLALRWSDIELTAPPARRDDETWFPWLMVNGQITSKGKRVDYGKTHAAIRPIALPDWAVAILRRRKLEQPPNDIDAVFASRNGTWHFPGNIQSRLWHIRQLDEYADIAALSDVSPHSFRRTVATEIDEVYDADAAKDQLGHTSKTVTERHYINRRLVVPDYRAATERLAPRTEPADDPEVGL
- a CDS encoding helix-turn-helix transcriptional regulator; the encoded protein is MALVVPLPQDPFLNTEDACGYLGVPKATLLTWRVRRPGYGPRAVKAGGRLKYRLSELDRWLRDHEESFGLGDDDEGADSASEGGRQVRSRSRASRVRGGAFRTAQP